A genome region from Sebastes umbrosus isolate fSebUmb1 chromosome 22, fSebUmb1.pri, whole genome shotgun sequence includes the following:
- the LOC119481770 gene encoding early growth response protein 1-like — protein MLLEREDSFMSEFEDACSAWVDSVGSSPSDGADSDVGSPFCQVFSPGTDASDSDFFSDFSDCSSDTLSPSLGYTGSFFTEPESVPLPAAGLSSTADAILNMITEIVGICTEMEQESSPASAAPCPAAASSSSPLCTAAPSCGAAPSCGASSSDCTLPPPTVVIKSEFVSSGCSSGCAQSSVAGCDALFPGSADSLLPLEQQVDVAAFIESLLSCEAGQGELKAGCEVKQEPLGLEDWLKSLAAAPVTGGDPGSYVIKTEQPPPSTLDAHLLSSILQGAFPMVNISSVHAPGGAPKVSRAGRRAPGKSAGGLKVKPFPCTVHGCERRFSRSDELNRHVRIHTGQKPFQCTICARSFSRSDHLTTHTRTHTGEKPFSCDVCGKRFARSDERKRHGRVHVKQQLRAQMMAAYSLALNAPGV, from the exons ATGCTTCTGGAGCGCGAGGACAGCTTCATGTCGGAGTTTGAGGACGCGTGCAGCGCGTGGGTGGACAGTGTGGGCTCGAGCCCCAGCGACGGAGCGGACTCTGACGTGGGCTCACCTTTCTGCCAAG tgTTCTCTCCTGGAACTGACGCCTCCGACTCAGATTTCTTCTCGGACTTCAGTGACTGCTCCTCGGACACGCTCTCTCCATCCCTCGGCTACACCGGCAGCTTCTTCACGGAGCCGGAGTCGGTACCGCTACCAGCTGCAGGTCTGAGCAGCACCGCGGACGCCATCCTCAACATGATCACAGAGATAGTCGGGATCTGCACCGAGATGGAGCAGGAGTCCAGCCCGGCCTCTGCAGCACCCTGCCCGGCTGCAGCATCCTCCTCCAGCCCGCTCTGCACCGCAGCTCCATCATGCGGGGCAGCTCCATCATGCGGGGCTTCCAGCTCGGACTGCACCCTCCCACCTCCCACCGTGGTGATCAAGAGTGAGTTTGTGAGCTCCGGCTGCAGCAGCGGGTGTGCTCAGTCATCAGTGGCCGGGTGTGATGCTCTGTTCCCGGGCAGCGCGGACTCTCTGCTGCCTCTGGAGCAACAGGTGGATGTTGCTGCTTTCATCGAATCTCTGCTGAGCTGCGAGGCCGGGCAGGGCGAGCTGAAGGCCGGCTGCGAGGTGAAGCAGGAGCCGCTGGGTCTTGAGGACTGGCTGAAGAGCTTAGCTGCTGCTCCGGTTACCGGAGGAGATCCCGGTAGCTACGTCATCAAGACGGAGcagccccccccctccaccctggACGCGCACCTGCTCTCCTCCATCCTGCAGGGCGCGTTCCCGATGGTCAACATCAGCAGCGTGCACGCGCCAGGAGGAGCCCCCAAAGTGTCACGCGCAGGCCGGAGAGCTCCCGGTAAGAGCGCGGGGGGGCTGAAGGTGAAGCCGTTCCCGTGCACCGTGCACGGCTGCGAGCGCCGCTTCTCGCGCTCAGACGAGCTCAACAGGCACGTGCGCATCCACACGGGCCAGAAGCCCTTCCAGTGCACGATCTGCGCGCGCAGCTTCAGCCGCAGCGACCACCTGACcacgcacacgcgcacgcacacggGGGAGAAGCCCTTCTCGTGCGATGTGTGCGGCAAGCGGTTCGCGCGCAGCGACGAGAGGAAGAGGCACGGGCGCGTGCACGTCAAGCAGCAGCTGCGTGCGCAGATGATGGCCGCCTACTCGCTGGCCCTGAACGCGCCTGGAGTCTAA
- the LOC119481746 gene encoding F-box only protein 41-like, producing the protein MSSSSSSSSSSSSELPYFCPRCGDESRFSSVPELRAHLVSRHTYETLLVLSQARVRSSRSGALLPFPGQAVPQRQSSSLGMEAPGLPLPLACLDLASSAASVRLLKEMFGPSDRALPSSVGHPEDPSTALALPGSLEPYPGQNLGRVGVGVQLGLEFGLSLGIGLEERLGLGLDRKIARTFAEVEERVNRRVGRLKAELQRREAELERERRGGERLKSEKQEVEERATYLSRQVSAAVEMMERLKNDLEGKEKELSERQQEMVDVECFLRETAEKEAEAKSRLQVFIETLLDRADRAERQLLLLRSHTHHNHYTHHHDDDDVNAYTLTEGYTPVAGRGGRSLDGSADDIIADKMQEGPIGNRRSYSVSGSYRLGEQLYSHHPYSGLTGQMRTLSLGSGGWDGEGGLGLPHSHHYASPWTRRDGRTDGLWVGEGGSGRTWSERHRRHYSTEEEEEEEEEDEEEEEDEEEAEEEGFWSSAEMRRLVFARTHTPGSEAPSSSLRSKPSRRHGDRQLGADTLRLRAGLFCVFPYLDVRSLLRAAEVCSDWRFVARHPAVWTRLRLENARVSDEFLTTLSQWCTQTQSVVLNNLKPRSRRADEPREDYHDNTRGSVEPGVEALLRSAGGSLLHLSVSQCPHILTDRTLWLASCYSRNLQTLTYRSSSDPLGHEVLWALGAGCRNISSLQVAPADPCQQPTRFGNRCLQTIGRCWPHLRSLSVGGAGCGTQGLVALVRTCAHLQVLELERITDLGLQAATELCRAGLKSLETLILTHTPVSGQAILHLHSMCDNIRSIMVEVAASDYFEEPDSQEAQHLFGEILNTLKVLQKRPGLCDVLQIKAEGLC; encoded by the exons atgtcttcctcctcctcctcctcctcctcctcttcctcggaGCTGCCCTACTTCTGTCCTCGCTGTGGGGACGAGTCTCGGTTTTCGTCGGTACCTGAGCTCCGGGCTCACCTGGTCAGCCGACACACCTACGAGACCCTGCTGGTGCTGTCGCAG GCTCGGGTCAGAAGCTCCAGATCTGGTGCTCTGCTCCCGTTCCCCGGCCAAGCTGTCCCCCAGAGACAGAGCTCCTCTCTGGGCATGGAGGCTCCTGGCCTCCCCCTGCCGCTGGCCTGCCTCGATCTGGCCTCGTCGGCGGCCTCCGTCCGATTGCTCAAGGAAATGTTCGGCCCTTCGGATCGCGCTCTCCCGTCTTCTGTGGGACATCCAGAGGACCCCTCCACCGCTCTGgccctccccggctctctggagccgTACCCCGGGCAGAACCTGGGCCGGGTCGGGGTCGGGGTCCAGCTGGGCCTGGAGTTCGGGTTGTCGCTGGGCATCGGGCTGGAGGAGAGACTCGGGCTGGGGCTCGATCGGAAAATCGCCCGCACGTTTGCGGAGGTGGAGGAGCGGGTGAACCGCCGCGTGGGCCGGCTGAAGGCGGAGCTACAGAGGAGGGAGGCGGAGCTAGAGCGGGAGAGGCGGGGCGGCGAGCGGCTGAAGAgtgagaaacaggaagtggaggagAGGGCGACGTACCTGTCCAGACAG GTCTCTGCTGCCGTGGAGATGATGGAGCGACTAAAGAACGATCTggaaggaaaagagaaagaactGAGTGAACGACAACA ggagATGGTGGACGTCGAGTGTTTTCTGAGGGAGACTGCAGAGAAAGAGGCCGAGGCCAAATCCAGACTGCAG GTGTTCATCGAGACGTTGTTGGATCGAGCTGACCGAGCTGAGAGACAGTTACTGCTgctgcgctcacacacacatcacaaccACTACACACATCACCATGACGACGACGACGTCAACGCGTACACACTCACCGAGGGATACACACCTGTAGCGGGCCGAGGGGGACGCAGTCTGGACGGCAGCGCCGATGACATCATCGCAGACAAGATGCAGGAGGGGCCCATCGGCAACCGG AGGAGTTACAGCGTCTCGGGCTCCTACAGACTGGGAGAGCAGCTGTACAGCCACCATCCCTACAG TGGACTGACTGGTCAGATGAGGACCTTGTCTCTGGGTTCAGGGGGCTGGGACGGCGAGGGGGGGCTGGGCCTCCCTCACTCCCATCACTACGCTTCACCCTGGACTCGGCGAGACGGGAGGACAGACGGACTGTG GGTCGGGGAGGGAGGAAGTGGGAGAACGTGGAGCGAAAGACACCGTCGCCACTACAGcactgaagaagaggaggaggaggaggaggaagatgaagaagaagaagaggatgaagaagaagcagaggaggagggattCTGGAGCAGCGCTGAGATGAGGAGACTTGTCTTCGCCAGGACGCACACACCTGGTTCAG aagccccctcctcctccctccgctCCAAGCCCTCCCGTCGTCACGGCGACAGACAGCTGGGGGCGGACACCTTGAGGCTGAGGGCGGGGCTTTTCTGCGTGTTTCCGTATTTGGACGTGCGCTCCCTGCTGCGCGCGGCCGAGGTCTGCTCCGATTGGCGGTTTGTCGCCAGGCACCCGGCGGTTTGGACTCGCCTCCGGCTGGAGAACGCCAGAGTCTCGGACGAG TTCCTGACCACTCTGTCTCAGTGGTGTACTCAGACTCAGTCCGTGGTTCTGAACAACCTGAAGCCTCGAAGCAGACGAGCCGACGAGCCGCGGGAGGATTACCACGACAACAcacg AGGCAGCGTGGAGCCGGGGGTGGAGGCCCTGCTGAGGTCAGCGGGGGGGAGTCtgctccacctgtctgtctctcagtgtcCTCACATCCTCACCGACAGGACGCTGTGGCTCGCCAGCTGCTACAGCAGGAACCTGCAGACACTCACATACAG gagcTCATCAGATCCTCTCGGTCATGAGGTTCTCTGGGCCCTGGGTGCAGGCTGCAGGAACATCAGCAGCCTGCAGGTGGCGCCGGCTGACCCCTG CCAACAACCCACTCGCTTTGGAAACCGCTGCCTGCAGACGATTGGTCGATGCTGGCCGCACCTCCGCTCGCTCAGTGTGGGCGGGGCCGGCTGTGGGACTCAGGGATTGGTCGCTTTGG tgcgTACCTGTGCTCACCTGCAGGTGTTGGAGTTGGAGCGTATTACCGACCTCGGCCTGCAGGCGGCGACAGAGCTGTGTAGAGCCGGACTGAAGAGTCTGGAGACGCTGATCCTGACTCACACGCCCGTCAGCGGTCAGGCCATCCTGCACCTCCACA GTATGTGTGATAACATCAGATCCATCATGGTCGAGGTCGCTGCTTCGGATTACTTTGAGGAGCCGGACTCTCAGGAAGCTCAACATCTGTTTGGTGAAATTCTC